A single Ammospiza caudacuta isolate bAmmCau1 chromosome 14, bAmmCau1.pri, whole genome shotgun sequence DNA region contains:
- the ACSL4 gene encoding long-chain-fatty-acid--CoA ligase 4 isoform X1 yields MKFRLEMCAILLLPVYLLIWLYSVLVFIPWYFLTNAKKKKAMAKRLKAKPISDKPGSPYRSVTHLDSLANINIPGADTLDKLFDHALAKFGKKDCLGTREILSEENEMQPNGKVFKKLILGTYRWLSYEDINEKITHLGNGLTALGLTPKSTVVIFCETRAEWMIVALTCFKYNFPLVTLYATLGEEAVTYGLNECGASYLVTSVELLESKLKTALPQVSCLKHIIYVDKKTVSKSEYPANVEIHSMQTVEELGAKPENSSILPSRPVPTDLALVMYTSGSTGRPKGVMMMHKNLIAGMTGQCERIPGLGPKDTYIGYLPLAHVLELTAEVSCITYGCRIGYSSPLTLSDQSSKIKKGSKGDCTVLKPTLMAAVPEIMDRIYKNVMSKVQEMNYIQRTLFKIGYDYKLEQIKRGYDAPLCNILLFKKVKALLGGNVRMMLSGGAPLSPQTQRFMNICFCCPVGQGYGLTETCGAGTITEVADYSTGRVGAPLICCEIKLRDWQEGGYTNKDKPNPRGEIIIGGPNVSMGYFKNEEKTTEEFTVDENGQRWFCTGDIGEFHPDGCLQIIDRKKDLVKLQAGEYVSLGKVEAALKNCPLIDNICAYAKSDQSYVISFVVPNQKKLTALAEQKGISGSWVDICNNPTMEAEILREIKEVANKMKLERFEIPIKVRLSPEPWTPETGLVTDAFKLKRKELKNHYLNDIERMYGGK; encoded by the exons ATGAAATTTAGGCTAGAAATGTGTGCCATTCTCTTGCTGCCTGTGTACTTGTTAATCTGGTTGTACAGTGTGCTGGTATTTATTCCCTGGTATTTTCTTACCAatgccaagaagaaaaaggctATGGCAAAGCGGTTAAAAGCTAAACCCATCTCGGACAAGCCGGGGAGCCCCTACCGCTCTGTCACTCACCTGGACTCTCTAGCAAACATAAACATCCCTGGAGCAGACACTCTGGACAAGCTCTTTGACCATGCTTTAGCAAAGTTTGGGAAGAAGGACTGTCTTGGAACCAGGGAAATTTTgagtgaagaaaatgaaatgcaaccAAATGGAAAAGTATTCAAAAAG tTAATTCTAGGAACTTACAGATGGTTATCCTATGAAGACATAAATGAGAAAATCACTCACCTGGGGAATGGGCTGACTGCCCTGGGACTGACCCCCAAAAGCACCGTTGTGATATTCTGTGAGACCCGAGCTGAGTGGATGATTGTGGCTCTCACCTGCTTCAAGTACAACTTCCCTC TTGTCACTCTCTATGCCACCCTGGGGGAAGAGGCAGTGACCTATGGTCTCAACGAGTGTGGAGCATCATATTTGGTCACCAGTGTGGAACTCCTGGAGAGCAAACTCAAG ACTGCACTGCCACAAGTCTCCTGTCTGAAACACATCATTTATGTGGACAAGAAGACAGTCAGTAAATCAGAATACCCTGCAAATGTGGAAATTCATAGTATGCAGACAGTAGAAGAGCTGGGAGCCAAACCAGAAAACT CAAGCATTCTGCCAAGCAGACCTGTTCCTACAGACTTGGCTTTAGTGATGTACACCAGTGGCTCTACTGGGAGACCCAAAGGAGTGATGATGATGCATAAAAACCTAATAGCTGGAATGACAGGACAGTGTGAGAGAATACCTGGACTGGG acccaaggacACTTACATTGGTTATTTGCCTCTGGCCCATGTGTTAGAACTGACAGCAGAAGTTTCCTGCATCACTTATGGCTGCAGGATTGGTTACTCCTCTCCTCTCACTCTCTCAGATCAG TCAAGTAAAATTAAGAAGGGAAGCAAAGGAGACTGTACTGTACTTAAGCCTACACTGATGGCAGCTGTGCCT gAAATAATGGACAGAATTTACAAAAATGTCATGAGTAAAGTTCAAGAGATGAACTACATTCAGAGAACTCTGTTCAAGATAGGCTATGACTACAAATTGGAACAAATCAAGAGGGGATATGATGCACCTCTGTGTAACAT actattgtttaaaaaagtcaaggccctgctgggagggaaTGTCCGAATGATGCTTTCTGGAGGAGCACCACTCTCACCTCAGACACAGAGATTCATGAACATCTGTTTCTGCTGTCCTGTTGGGCAAGGCTATGGACTGACAGAAACCTGTGGAGCTGGAACCATTACAGAAG TTGCTGattacagcactggcagagttGGAGCTCCTCTTATTTGTTGTGAAATAAAACTGAGAGACTGGCAAGAAG GAGGCTATACTAATAAAGACAAGCCTAATCCTAGAGGTGAAATTATAATCGGTGGCCCCAACGTCTCCAtgggatattttaaaaatgaagagaagACAACAGAAGAGTTTACTGTTGATGAGAATGGCCAGAGATGGTTCTGTACAGGAGATATTGGGGAATTTCATCCTGATGGGTGTCTGCAGATCATAG ATCGTAAAAAGGACTTGGTAAAGCTCCAAGCAGGAGAATATGTATCTCTGGGCAAAGTAGAGGCAGCACTGAAGAACTGCCCATTGATTGACAATATCTGTGCTTATGCCAAAAG TGACCAGTCCTATGTGATCAGTTTTGTGGTCCCTAACCAGAAGAAGCTGACAGCCTTGGCTGAGCAGAAGGGCATCAGTGGGAGCTGGGTGGACATTTGTAACAATCCTACAATGGAAGCAGAAATACTGCGAGAGATTAAAGAAGTGGCAAACAAGA TGAAATTAGAAAGATTTGAAATACCCATCAAGGTCCGGCTGAGCCCTGAGCCGTGGACCCCTGAGACTGGGCTGGTGACAGATGCTTTCAAGCTGAAAAGGAAAGAACTGAAAAACCATTACCTCAATGACATTGAAAGAATGTATGGAGGCAAATGA
- the ACSL4 gene encoding long-chain-fatty-acid--CoA ligase 4 isoform X2 codes for MAKRLKAKPISDKPGSPYRSVTHLDSLANINIPGADTLDKLFDHALAKFGKKDCLGTREILSEENEMQPNGKVFKKLILGTYRWLSYEDINEKITHLGNGLTALGLTPKSTVVIFCETRAEWMIVALTCFKYNFPLVTLYATLGEEAVTYGLNECGASYLVTSVELLESKLKTALPQVSCLKHIIYVDKKTVSKSEYPANVEIHSMQTVEELGAKPENSSILPSRPVPTDLALVMYTSGSTGRPKGVMMMHKNLIAGMTGQCERIPGLGPKDTYIGYLPLAHVLELTAEVSCITYGCRIGYSSPLTLSDQSSKIKKGSKGDCTVLKPTLMAAVPEIMDRIYKNVMSKVQEMNYIQRTLFKIGYDYKLEQIKRGYDAPLCNILLFKKVKALLGGNVRMMLSGGAPLSPQTQRFMNICFCCPVGQGYGLTETCGAGTITEVADYSTGRVGAPLICCEIKLRDWQEGGYTNKDKPNPRGEIIIGGPNVSMGYFKNEEKTTEEFTVDENGQRWFCTGDIGEFHPDGCLQIIDRKKDLVKLQAGEYVSLGKVEAALKNCPLIDNICAYAKSDQSYVISFVVPNQKKLTALAEQKGISGSWVDICNNPTMEAEILREIKEVANKMKLERFEIPIKVRLSPEPWTPETGLVTDAFKLKRKELKNHYLNDIERMYGGK; via the exons ATGGCAAAGCGGTTAAAAGCTAAACCCATCTCGGACAAGCCGGGGAGCCCCTACCGCTCTGTCACTCACCTGGACTCTCTAGCAAACATAAACATCCCTGGAGCAGACACTCTGGACAAGCTCTTTGACCATGCTTTAGCAAAGTTTGGGAAGAAGGACTGTCTTGGAACCAGGGAAATTTTgagtgaagaaaatgaaatgcaaccAAATGGAAAAGTATTCAAAAAG tTAATTCTAGGAACTTACAGATGGTTATCCTATGAAGACATAAATGAGAAAATCACTCACCTGGGGAATGGGCTGACTGCCCTGGGACTGACCCCCAAAAGCACCGTTGTGATATTCTGTGAGACCCGAGCTGAGTGGATGATTGTGGCTCTCACCTGCTTCAAGTACAACTTCCCTC TTGTCACTCTCTATGCCACCCTGGGGGAAGAGGCAGTGACCTATGGTCTCAACGAGTGTGGAGCATCATATTTGGTCACCAGTGTGGAACTCCTGGAGAGCAAACTCAAG ACTGCACTGCCACAAGTCTCCTGTCTGAAACACATCATTTATGTGGACAAGAAGACAGTCAGTAAATCAGAATACCCTGCAAATGTGGAAATTCATAGTATGCAGACAGTAGAAGAGCTGGGAGCCAAACCAGAAAACT CAAGCATTCTGCCAAGCAGACCTGTTCCTACAGACTTGGCTTTAGTGATGTACACCAGTGGCTCTACTGGGAGACCCAAAGGAGTGATGATGATGCATAAAAACCTAATAGCTGGAATGACAGGACAGTGTGAGAGAATACCTGGACTGGG acccaaggacACTTACATTGGTTATTTGCCTCTGGCCCATGTGTTAGAACTGACAGCAGAAGTTTCCTGCATCACTTATGGCTGCAGGATTGGTTACTCCTCTCCTCTCACTCTCTCAGATCAG TCAAGTAAAATTAAGAAGGGAAGCAAAGGAGACTGTACTGTACTTAAGCCTACACTGATGGCAGCTGTGCCT gAAATAATGGACAGAATTTACAAAAATGTCATGAGTAAAGTTCAAGAGATGAACTACATTCAGAGAACTCTGTTCAAGATAGGCTATGACTACAAATTGGAACAAATCAAGAGGGGATATGATGCACCTCTGTGTAACAT actattgtttaaaaaagtcaaggccctgctgggagggaaTGTCCGAATGATGCTTTCTGGAGGAGCACCACTCTCACCTCAGACACAGAGATTCATGAACATCTGTTTCTGCTGTCCTGTTGGGCAAGGCTATGGACTGACAGAAACCTGTGGAGCTGGAACCATTACAGAAG TTGCTGattacagcactggcagagttGGAGCTCCTCTTATTTGTTGTGAAATAAAACTGAGAGACTGGCAAGAAG GAGGCTATACTAATAAAGACAAGCCTAATCCTAGAGGTGAAATTATAATCGGTGGCCCCAACGTCTCCAtgggatattttaaaaatgaagagaagACAACAGAAGAGTTTACTGTTGATGAGAATGGCCAGAGATGGTTCTGTACAGGAGATATTGGGGAATTTCATCCTGATGGGTGTCTGCAGATCATAG ATCGTAAAAAGGACTTGGTAAAGCTCCAAGCAGGAGAATATGTATCTCTGGGCAAAGTAGAGGCAGCACTGAAGAACTGCCCATTGATTGACAATATCTGTGCTTATGCCAAAAG TGACCAGTCCTATGTGATCAGTTTTGTGGTCCCTAACCAGAAGAAGCTGACAGCCTTGGCTGAGCAGAAGGGCATCAGTGGGAGCTGGGTGGACATTTGTAACAATCCTACAATGGAAGCAGAAATACTGCGAGAGATTAAAGAAGTGGCAAACAAGA TGAAATTAGAAAGATTTGAAATACCCATCAAGGTCCGGCTGAGCCCTGAGCCGTGGACCCCTGAGACTGGGCTGGTGACAGATGCTTTCAAGCTGAAAAGGAAAGAACTGAAAAACCATTACCTCAATGACATTGAAAGAATGTATGGAGGCAAATGA